GGCGCTCCCCGAGCGGTTCACGTTCGAGTTCGAGGCGGCCATCCCGCACGGGGCCTCCCAGGACCTGTACTTCAGCGACGACCCCACGCACCACGTCGGGCTCAGCCTCTACGAGAGCGGGGTCGAGTCGCGGAACCGCTCGGCCGCACGGCCCTCGGCGCTCCCCCAGCCCGACGCGCCGTTCCCGGTGAAGGTGATGGCCGACGGCGACTACGTGAAGGTGTACGTCAACGGGACGCGCGTGGCGAACGTCCCGAACGCGGCGCTCGGCCGCTCGCGACGGGTCCGGTTCGTCGTGAAGGCAGAGCAGGGGAAGCCGGCCTACTTCGGCGACTTCCGCCTCGCCGAGGGGGGGCGCGACCTGCCGGCCGTCGCCGCGGCCGTCGTCGAGGCCGCGCCCGAGGCCCCGCTCGTGCTGACGGGCGTCGTGTTCGACACGGGCCGGGCCACGCTCCGGCCGGAGTCCGGGCCCGTCCTCGACGCCGTCGCGGCCTCGCTCGCGGCGCACCCCGAGGTCCGCGTCCGCGTCGAGGGCCACACCGACGCGACGGGCTCGGCCGAGACGAACCGGACGCTCTCCCAGGCCCGCGCCGAGGCCGTCGCGGCAACCCTCGCCGCGAAGGGCGTGGCGGCCGACCGGCTGGAGGCCCAGGGATTCGGGCCGGACCAGCCCGTCGCCGACAACGCGACGCCCGAGGGCCGCCAGCAGAACCGGCGCGTCGCGCTCGCCCGCCTCTAACCCGACACCGCGCAGCCCCGACGGCCCGTGTACGGCGGCCGGGGCCCTCCGTCCAGACGAGCCCCCCGCCGCCGGGCGGGTCCGTCGGCGCCGCGGCGCCGGCGGCACGGGTCCCCTACGCCTTCTCGCCATGCCGACCGCTCCGAACACCCCCCACCGCCCGACCGCCCGCCGGCTCCTCCGAATCGCCGGGCGCGCCGTCGCCGGGCTGGCCCTCGTCGTCGCCGTGCTCGCCGTGGCCGTCTACGGCCTCAGCGAGCGGCGTCTCGCCCAGCGGTTCGCGGTCCCCGAGGCCGTGCTCCTCGCCGACGCCGAAACCGACAGCGCCGCCGTCGCGCGGGGCGCCCACCTCGCCGTCACGCGCGGGTGCACCGGCTGCCACGCCGGCGACCTCGGCGGGAAGGTGATGATCGACGACCCGGCCTTCGCGAGGATCGTCCCGACGAACCTCACGCCGGGCGGTCGACTGGCCGGCTGGACGGCGCGGGACGTCGACCGGGCCGTCCGCCACGGCGTCGCGCCGGACGGGCGCGGGCTCCTCCTCATGCCGTCGCACGAGTACCACGGGCTCTCGGACCGCGACGTGGCCGACCTCGTGGCGTACCTCCAGACGGTCCGGCCCGTCGAGCGGGCGCTCCCCGCGAGCCGCGTCGGCCCGGTGGGGCGCGCGCTCTTCCTCGCCGGGCAGGTCCCGCTCCTCCCGGCCGAGACGATCCCGCACGCGGCGCCCCGGGCGGCGGCGCCCGAGGCCGGCCCGACCGTGGCCTACGGGGCTTACCTCGCCACGAGCTGCCAGGGGTGCCACGGCCCCGACCTCGCGGGCGCCCCGGCCCACGGCCCCGACGGCGTGCCCGCGCCCGACCTCACCGCGACCGGCACGGCCGGGCGGTGGACGGAGGCCGCGTTCGCGCACGCCCTCCGCACCGGCCTCCGCCCCGACGCCGCGCCGATGGACTCGCTCGTCATGCCGTGGACGATGACCCGGCCGATGAGCGACGACGACCTCCGCGCGCTCTACCTCTACCTCCGCGCGCTCCCCGAACGGCCGGCCGGCGATCCGCTGGCGGTCTCGCGCTGAGCCTTTCCTACCGCTTCCATGCGCACTCTCCACCTTGTCGCCGCCCTCGCCGTTGCGCTCATCGCGGCGTTCGCGGGCCTCGTCTCGCCCCCGAGCGCGCCCGCCGCGTCGGGCCGGCCGGCCCCACTCCCCGTCCCTCTCGCCGGACCACTCGTCGCCGGGCCGACGGCTGCCGCCAGCGCGGCGCGGGCCCACGACGGGCGTGCCGGCGGCTCCGACTTCCACGCCGCCGGGTCGGCCGGGACGGGCCAGGACCGCATCATCGCGGGCACCGCGAAGTCCATCTACGTGAGCACGAGCGGTCTGGTGGAGACCATCGAGGCGGAAGTCCGCTTCCGCCACACCGAGACCGACGAGATGATCGAGACGTACCGCCTCCTCGACGGCTCGGCCGTGTGGACGGCGAGCGGGCAGAGCGGCTCGTGCGAATACTCGGGCTCGCGAACGATCTCCCTCCAGCCCGACGGCGACCAGCGGGTCTCCGGGCAGGTCTTCGTGAACACCGCGGACAGCACGTACGACGCCGGGCTCCTGGTCGACCTCTTGGGATTGGGGGTGAAGGGAACCCGGACGTGCGAGACCCCCAGCGGGACCCAGGTCTACGAGCACACCGCGAGTGCGCTCGGCCAGGTCCTCAAGAGCTTCAGCACGACCGAGGAGTTTTACATCCGCAACGGCGTGCTCGAGGGGGAGAACGTCGAGTGGCCGAGTCAGACCATCCCGCAGCTTCACTACGAGTGGCGGCTGACGTGGCAGGGCGCTCCGCAGGAGGTCGAGCTCATCGTCGAGCCCGACGGGTACGCCACGTGGCTCCCCGAGGCCGGCGCGGACGAGGCCGCCGAGGGCAACTCCATCGCCGTGGCGGCCCGGCTCCGCTCGGCGGGCGGCGAGCCCGTCCAGGCCGCCCGGTTCCGGTTCGAGCTCGTCGGCACGTCGCGCGAGCCGGGCGTCTCGATGAACTACCCCCGCCCCTCCCTCGCGCGCACGACGCTGGACCTCAAGCTCACAGCCGTCACGAACGAGACGGCCCGCGACGGCGAGGACGGCCAGTGGATCGAGGCCGGGCCGGGGACTGACGCCGCGGCCGACGTCACGTCGTACGACTGGGGGGGGTGGACCGCGCTCCGCGTGACGGCCACGCTCCCCGGCGGGCGCGAGATCGTCGGCCACCTCATCGGCGAGCCCGGCGTCGAGGCGGTCCCGCTCCCGAAGCGAGCGCCGGGCTCGCTCGTGGCCGACGCGTGGAAGGCCCGCGTGGGCGGCGGCGGCGACGCCGACGACCTCGACGCGCTCCCCGAGGGGGACGGCCACGCGGGCGACGGGCTTACGCTCTACCAAGAGTACCGGGGGTTCGTCGAGAACGGCCGGCACTTCAGGGCCGACCCCCGCCGGAAGGACCTCATGGTGCTCAACACGATCGGCGGGACCGTCGCCGAGGGCATCTTGCTGTTCGAGGCCATCACCGGGCTCGCCGTCCACCACCAGTTCATGTGGTGGGAGCTCGACGACACGCGGGTCGTCAACCCGAACCGGGCGGCCGGCCCGCACGCGGTCGTCCAGCACGGACTGTGGCTCCGCCAGGTGACCTCTGGCCCCGGCGGGGCGGCGGGGACCGGGCCCGGCACGCCGAGGCACACCCGGCACATCGACCTCGCCGACTACGGCTACGCCACGGCCCTGCCCAACGAGCCCGCCGTGGACCGGCGGTACCGGCTCGCCCACGTCGCGCACGAGCTCCTCCACGGCGTCAACGTGTGGCACCACGGCGAGCGCGACGAGTGGGGCGCCCGCTGGCTGGTGAAGCTCGGCCCCGACGGGCAGCCGGCCCGAACAGACGACGGCTCGTACGTCTTCCGGGATGGGTCCGGGCGCGACCTCGACGTCCGCTACGAGCAGGGCGGGCCGTTCATGCCCGTCCTCGCGCAGTTCCCCGACGTCGGCCGGCCGGGGGTCGAGGTGTTCGTCGGGTACGACCACGGCCAGCACAGCGGCGACGACGACTGCGTGATGCGGTACAAGGTGGCCGAGATCTCGGCGGAGTCGCCCGCGACGACGCTCCGCTACTGGAACGCGACGCCGCAGCACGTCGGGCTCGGGCTCTGCCGGCTGGCGGCCGGGACGGGCGCGAACGCGCCGGGTCACGCCCCCCGGCCCCGCTACGGCGACGCCGACGCCAACGCCCCCGGCCGCCGCGTGCGTGGCGGGTGCACGCACCAGCTCTGCGTGAGCGACGCCCACACCCATCCCCGCTGAGCCCCCGGCGTGGTCCCCCACCGCGTCGTCCCCTCCTCTCGTCCACTCCCCCCGCCTCGATGCGCCCCGTGATGACCAGCCACAGCGCCCGCCGCTCCGTGCACCCGCCCCTCCTTTCCTCCATGCTCTGGGCGGTCCTCCTGTTCGCGGGCACACCGCCGGCCGCCACGCAGGACGCGCCCGTCGTGCTCACGGTCTCCGTCGACCACTCGGCCGACGCCCGACTCGTCCAGGGGCGGCCCGCCCTCGTCGTCGCGCAGCTCCTCCACCGCCAGGCGTTCACGCCCGAGGCGGAGCCGGTCACCGTGGTGCCGGTCGGCGGCGGGTGGGCCGGCGCGTTCCGGCTCGATGTCGCCGACGCGCAGGGCCAGCCCGCGCTGTGGCCGTTCGAGGCCGCCACCGCGCCGGCCGGGGCCGTCCAGGTCACGGGGGAGGAGGGCGCGACGTGGGCGTGGGCGCTCTCGTCCGACGCCACGGCCGCGCTCGTGCCCGGAGCCTACACCCTCCGCCTCACGCTCGATGCGATGGCGCTAGGGTTGACCGACGACGTCTCCGCGCCGATGATCGAGGTGACGGTCGAGGCCGCGCCGTCGTCGCCGACGGCCGACGACGTGGCCGCGCACGCACTCCGCGTGGCCGAGGTCGCGGCGGCCCGGGGCCGGACGGCCGAAGCCCTCGCAGCGCTGGAGGCCCTCGTGACCGAGCAGCCGTTCCACGTCGGCGCGCGGCTCCGGCAGGCGCTCCTGCTCCGGGTCGAGCGCCCGGTCGCCGCGCTCGCGGCGGTCCTGTTCGCCGTCGAAGGCCTCCCCGAGGCGGACGGGGCCGAGCCGCCCGCCGTCCTCTACGCGCTCCAGAACGAACTCGTCCACGCCGTCGAGACGGCGACCGAGTTCGAGGTCACGCTCGCGGAGAAGCCGCCGACTCACCCGCTCGCCGGCCGGGGGTCGGCGCAGGCGTTCGAGTTGGACGGGATCTCAGGCCGCGAGGTCGTCCTCCGGCGCGGCGTGACCTACACGTTCCGACTGGCGGGCGTCCCCGCCGCCACGCCATTCGGCCTCGCCACGGACGAGGCCGGGGCCGCCCCGTACACGGCGGGCGTCGTCGGCGCGCCGGCCTCGGACGGCGACTTGGTCACGGTCACGCCGGACGAGGCCACGCCGGCCGTCCTCTACTACGGGAGCCCAGAGGCGCCGTACGCCGGTTGGCGGCTCCACGTCGAGACGGCCACGCCGACGGCGGACGAGCCCGACCCGTGGGACCCGACGCAAGGCGCCCTCGCGCTCTCGCCGCCCTCGCCAAACCCGACGCACGGACCGCTCACGCTCCACCTCGCGGCGCCAGTCGGGCAGCACGTCGAGGTGGCCGTGTTCGACGTGCTCGGCCGCCGCGTCGCCGTCGTCTACGAAGGGGCGACGTCGAATCCGACCCGGCTGGCCGTCGACGCCTCGGGGTGGCCGGCAGGGACCTACATCGTCCGCGCCCAAGCCCCTGGCGGGTCGGTCTCTCGCCTCGTCGTCAGACGCTAGGCCCTCGTCCGGCCACGACTTCCGCCCCACGCCCGCTTCCCTCCAGATGGCCGAGTTGTGCTGTGCTGGACCGCGACCGGGTGGGTCTTGTCGAGGCCCTTCGTTCGGACCCCCGCCGCACCGTTCCAGACGCAGAGAGCTCGTTCCTGCTTCCCGAAGCGCTCGACAGTAGCGCGCACCCCTCTAGCCCTTGCCACATGCGTCAGCGCACTCCCCTGCGGATGCGGGCGGTCCGCCTTGAACTCCTCTCAGCCAGACTCGATCACATGGCCGGCGAACTCGACGCTCCGGAACGGCTCTCCTCGCTCCTCGATGCGGAGGTGCCGAAGAGTTGCCTCCCGGGGAGTACGATCGCGACGCCGTGGCGTATTTCCATGAGCGGTGGTTCCAGGACGGACCGGCCGCCGTGGGGTGGTACGGGTGGTATGCCATCTCTCGTCCGGAGGCCGAGGAACCGAGACGCCTCATCGGCGCGGGGGGGCTATCCCGGCCCACCCGAGCCCAACGGCGCCGTAGAGATCGGATCCTCTACCGCCCCAGAGCGCCAGGGGAACGGATTCGCGACCGAGCTCGCGCAGGCCCCCGTCGAGCGGGCGCTGACGGCCCCCGAAGTCGCGCGCGTCGTCGCCCACACGACGGTTGAGAACGTGGCGTCGGTCCGAGTGCTGGAGCGGTGCGGGTTTGCGCCGATGGGACCGGGCGCGGACGTGGGGACGGTGCGGTGCGAGGGGGCGCGGTGCTAGGCGGCCTCCCGCTCACCTCGGCCGACGGCGTACGGAAAGACGCGGGGTCGGGAGGGGACCGGACACTGTTTCTGAATGGGTTTCCGTACGGAATCGGCCCCACCAGGGCCATTGTGGGAGGACTGCCTCAGCGCCGGCGAAAGGGGCCGTTGTGAGACGGGAGGCGTGACTGTCGCACCGGCAACGAACCCGCTACAGCGAGGCTCTGCACCGACCACCCCGCTGCCATCGTGCCTCCGCGAGGACGGACCGGTTGTGGGACCCCTCTGCAAATTGGGCCCGCTCGACGGTTGCCGCGTCAGTTGGGCTCTCCCACAGCACGCCCTACGATCGTCCCCCGAGCTCTGCGCTGGCCGAGCTCTCCGGAAGCTCGGACCGCTCAGGCCATCACGGGTTGAGCTGCGCGAGCCCGATGATCTCTTGGGGGGAGAGCTCCGAGAGCTCCAACACGGTCTTCCCCGAGTTCGCCATCGCCCGGTGCACGAGGTACCGGCCCGTCCGGTAGCCGATCGCTTCCCGTCCGTCCGGGTGCGCGAACATCCACTCGACGTAGTCCGCGTCGTTCGGGAGCGCCAGGATCTCGCGGGCCCACTCGTCCACGTCGTCGGGGTACTCGTTGGCCGCGAGCACCCGCCCGGTCTGCTCCTCGGCGAACACCTCGGCCAGCCCCTCATTGACCGCCGCGACGGCGATCCCCGGCCCGAAGCGGTTCTCGCGGATGGTCCAGCCCCGCGCCTGATGATGGAGCTCGTGGAAAAGCGCGTTCCGGAGCCCGGCCGCCGCGGCAGGCCCCCCCTCGAGCCGGCGGGAGATCTCGATGAGCACTTCGCCTGGCGCGTCCGCGCGCCCCGACACTCCGCCGACGCCCGAGAGGTCGCGGTCCACGCGCGCGACCACGACGCGAATCCGTCGGGGGAGGTCCGCCAGGAGCGCGCGGGACCTCGCCTCGACGTCGACGACGACCTCCGCGATCCGCGCCTTCTCGTCCACCGTGAACGGGGTGGCCGCCAGGTCCGGCGGGGCACTCCCGGCGAAGTCGAACGTGGGGCTCTCGGCGAACTCGACCTCCAGGCCGGGCTCCGCCGAGGGCGCCCGCGACGCGACGAGCGACGCGAAGAGGAGGAGCGCGACGCGGTGACAAACCATGAGACGCGAGGAGGGCGAGACAGGGTGGGGCGGTAAGCCGTGACGATCAAACTGCTTAGCCGGACGTCGGCCACCCCGCGAAGGTTACAGGGGCGCGGAGAAGCTCGGCGAGGGGATGAGCATTGCGATGGTGGTCGTGGCCACCTCGTCGAGGTGGTCGCCGGTCGTGAGGAGGACTTCGCTGGGCTCCCTTCCCGCGCGAAGATCTGTGATCTGGCCCTCAGGCCCGGTTGCCTAGGCACGACCACGCCGGCAAGAACTTGTGGGCGCCTCAGGTAGCGCTGGGCGCGCAGAGGGCTCCTTGCTGTTCCCAACGCCCTCTGAACCTCGCCATGGCGCAGGATCGAGCGCGTCGAGCAGGAGGTCGAGGAACGCCTGCGTCCGCGCCGAGCGGCCGCGTCGGGACCCGAGGAGGGCCGTGACGTCGGCGGGGGGGAGGGTGTACTCGGGGAGGACGCGGACGAGGCGGCCGGCTCGGACATCGTCGGCCACGTGCCACTCGGATCGAACCATCATACCGAGGCCGTCGAGGGCCCAGGTCCGCAGCACCTCGCCGTCGTTCGACGCGAGGGCGGGCGTGACGCGCACGGCGTCCTCCCGGCCGTCGCGCGTGAACCGCCAGAGCGACGTGTCCTCCTCGTTCTCGCGGAGCACGAGGGGGGCATGGTCTACGAGGTCGACCGGGGCGGCAGGCGTGCCGGCGTCTGCGAGGTAGGCCGGCGCGGCGACGAGCCACCGGTCGTTCGGGGCCAGGCGGCGGCCGACGAGCGAGGTCTCGCGGAGCTCGCCGATGTGGACCCAGAGGTCGTACGCCGCCGCCGGTACCCGGGCAGCGGTGAGCGTGAGGTCGAGCGTGACGGCGGGGTAGTGCTCGCGGAACCGGGCGGCGAGAGGAGCCACGTGGCGCCGCCCGAAGCCGAGGGAGGCCACGACGTGGAGGTGACCGCCGACCTCCTCGCGACGGGCGGCGAGCGCGTCGGAGAGGTCGTCGATCTCGGTCACGAGAGGCGCGGCGCGGTCGGCGAGGAGGCGGCCCTCGTCGGTCAGGCGGAGCCCCCGCCGGTCGCGGTCGGCGAGGCGGACCCCAACGCGCTGCTCCAGCGCTGCCAGCCGCTGGCCGGCCGCCGAGGGCGTCACGCCGAGCCGGCGGGCGGCGGCGGCGACCGAGCCGGATCGCGCGATGACAGAGAAGAAGCGGAGGTCCTCCGACGTGATCACAGGCTCAGCCTTCGGATTGCATCAAGTCCAAGCTACGCAACCGCCTCCGGAGGGCGCCTCGTAGGGCCGTCACCTTGTCCTCGGTCCAGTGCTGACGATCTCCCATCTCTCCAAGACGTACCCCGGCGGTGTGCGGGCGCTCCACGACGTGTCGCTCACGATCGAGCCCGGCCTCTTCGGCCTGCTCGGCCCCAACGGCGCTGGCAAGAGCACGCTCATGCGGACGCTCGCGACGCTCCAGGCGCCCGACACCGGCACGATCACCTTCGACGGCGCCGACGTGCTCGCCGACCCCGTGGGCCACCGGCGGCGCCTCGGGTACCTGCCCCAGGACTTCGGCGTCTACCCCGGCGTCTCGGCGCTCGTGCTCCTCGACCACCTCGCCCAACTCAAGGGGCTGGCGGACCGGGCCGCGCGTCGCGAACAGGTCGAGGCGCTCCTCGCCCAGACCAACCTGTGGGCCCACCGGCACCAGGCCGTCTCGGGCTTCTCGGGCGGGATGCGCCAGCGGTTCGGCGTCGCGCAGGCCCTCCTCGGGAGCCCGCGGCTCCTCATCGTCGACGAGCCGACGGCTGGGCTCGACCCCGAGGAGCGGAACCGGTTCTACACCCTCCTCGCCAGCGTCGGCGACGACGTGGTGGTGCTCCTCTCGACGCACATCGTCGAGGACGTCCGTCAGCTGTGCCCACGCGTGGCCGTGCTGGCCGGCGGCGAGGTCCGCGCCGAGGGCCGCCCGGCCGACCTCGTCGCCGCGCTCGACGGGCGCGTGTGGCGTGCGACGGTCGACCGCGCCGAGGCCGACGCGATCCGCGCCGAGGTCCCGGTCCTCTCGTCGCAGCTGGCGGCGGGGCGGACGCGGCTCCACGTCCTCGCCGACGCCTCGCCCGGGCCGGCCTTCGCGCCCGTGGCCCCCGACCTCGAAGACGTCTACTTCGCCACCCTCGCGGCCTGATGCGTGCCCTCGCCCTCTTCGAATGGCGCCTCCAGACGCGCCGGCTCCTCTTCGCCCTGGCCGCGCTCGGCTTCGCCGGGATGTGCGCGCTCCTCGCCGCGACGGGCCACGGGCCAGACGGGGTCCTCCGCAACGGGCCGTGGAACGTGGCGGGCATGGCCGGGCTGCTCTCGCTGCCGGCGATCCTCGTCGCAACGGTCGTCGTGGCGAGCGCGGCGCTCCGCGACGCCGAGACCGGCATGGCCCCGCTCGTACACGCGGCCCCGCTGACGCGGACGGACCTCCTGCTCGGCCGGTTCGCTGGGGCGATGGCCGTCGCGGCGGTCGTCCTCGCGCTCGGGTTCCTCGTCCTCGCCGTGCTCCCGTTCGCCGTCGGGGCCGAGGAGGTCGGGCCGTTTCGGCCGGGCGCCTATCTCTGGGCCTTCGGCGTGCTGGCCCTGCCCAACCTGCTCGTCTCGGGTGCGGCGCTCTACGGAGTGGCCGCCCTCACGCGGTCGTCGCTGGCGACCTACGTGACGGCCATCGGGCTGTACCTCGGCTACTTCGGCGCGTCGTTCCTCATGGGCTCGCCGATGATGGCCGGTTCAGAGCCGGCGACGGGGGCGCTCCTCGCCCGCGCGGCGGTCCTCGACCCGTTCGGCGTGATGGCCGTCTACGCGCAGACGCGGGCGTGGACCCCCGACATGAAGAGCGTCGAGGCCGTGGTCCTGACGGGCCCGCTCCTGGTGAACCGGCTGCTGTGGCTGGCGGTCGTCGCGGCCGGGCTCGGGGTCGTCCACGCCCGCTGGCGGCCCGAGGCGATCACGCGCCAGCCCCGCCGACGCGCGCAGGCCGACGTCCCGGCGCCGACGGCGGCCTACGCGCCCGTCCTGCCGACGGGGGGCGCCTGGACTGCGTTCGTCGCCTCGCTGCGGCAGGGCCTCCGCTTCCTCGTCACGAGCCGCCCGCTGTGGGTGCTCGCCGTCGTCTGGGCCTACGTCGCCTGGGAGGTCCTCGGCGTCACCGACGGGGCCGAGTACGGGACCCGCCAGTGGCCGACGACGGGGCTTCTGCTGGGCCAACTCTGGGGTGTGCTCCTCGACGTCGGCGCGGTGGCCGTCGTCAACGTCGGCGCCGAGCTGGCGTGGCGCGACCGGTCGACCGGGATGGACGCCCTGCTCGACGCGACGGCCGCGCCAGATGGCGCCCGGTTCGCGGCTCATGTGGCGACGCTCGTCGCGGGCGTCGCGTGGCTCGTCGGGATTGCGATGATCGCGGCTGTGGGCGTCCAGCGCGTCGAGGGCGGCGCGGCCCTGGAGCCGCTCCGACACCTCGCCTTCGCCGCGACGACCCTGGGACCCCTCGCGCTCCTGGCCGTCGCCGTCCTCGCCCTCCAGTCGCTCGTGCCAAACCGGTACGTCGGCCTCCTCGCGGGCGCCGCGCTCGCCGTCTCGATGCGGCGGGGCGGGGCGGTCGGTCTGGAGCACCCGATGCTCCGGTTCGCCGACGGGCCGGTCCTGCCCGCCTCGGCGTTCGGGCCGAGCGCCCACGCCGTCACGTCCTTCGTGGGGCTGATGGCGTTCTGGGCCGTCGTCGCGGTCGCCCTGGCCCTTGTCGCGCCGGCGCTTGCGCCGCGCGGACCCCTCGAGCCTCTGCGCCAGCGGCTCGCAGCATTGCCCGCCCGTCTCGGCGTACGCGGCCGTCGCCGCGCACTGGCGGCGGGCGTGGCCGTCGCCGTCGTCGGAGGGTGGACCGCCTACCAGACGACGGTCGCGGCCGGGTTCGAGACCTCCCGCGCGCAGCTCGTGTGGCGCGCGGACTACGAGCGGGCCTACGCCCGGATCGACGCCCTCCCCGAGCCCCGGCCCGTCGCTCTGCGTGCCGCCATCGACCTCCGCCCCAAGGCGCAGGCGGCCGACGTGGCCGGCACGCTCCGCGTCGTCAACCGCGAGGCGATTCCGATCGACACGGTCTGGGTCACGGTCCGTCGCGACCTCGACCTGGCCGCGCTCACGCTGGACGGCGCGGCGCCCGCGGTCTCGGACGAGCGGTTCGGGATGCACGCGTTCGCCGGCCCGCTCGCGCCCGGCGACACGGCCGCGCTCGCCTTTCGCGTCCGCCTCCGCCCGCGCGGCCTCTCAGCCGATGGCGGCGACCGCTCGGTTGTGGCCGACGGCACGTATCTCACCTCCATGCGGCTCATCCCGGAGGTCGGCTACCTGTCGAGCTTCGAGGTCGAGGACGCCCGCGACCGTCGCCGCCTCGGCCTTCCTCCGAAGGACACCGAGACGACGCCTACCGCCCCCGAGGCGGGGCCCGACCCGATCGGGATGACGCTCGACCTCACCGTCTCGACCGCGCCCGGCCAGACGGCCGTGGCCCCGGGCGACCTCCGCCGGACGTGGTCCGAGGACGGCCGCCCGCACGCCCGCTTCGTGACGGCCACGCCCGTGACGCCCGTCTTCGGCGTCGCCTCGGCGCGCTACGAGCGGCACGTGGCGGAGCACGACGGGGTGACGGTCGAGGTGTACGCCCACCCCGCCCACGGCGCCAACGTGCCCCGGATG
This sequence is a window from Rubrivirga marina. Protein-coding genes within it:
- a CDS encoding OmpA family protein, yielding MTRLSLLAIVLAFAVPPTEAQGLLGRARRAAQRGVEQAVDREAERRADQAATDAIDGAVGAPTSAPAPDPVDPAGGPAVAAALVNYDFVPGEHVLFADDFTAETLGDFPRRLAFVSGNMETAEWQGRRWLRATSWAEFAIELPEALPERFTFEFEAAIPHGASQDLYFSDDPTHHVGLSLYESGVESRNRSAARPSALPQPDAPFPVKVMADGDYVKVYVNGTRVANVPNAALGRSRRVRFVVKAEQGKPAYFGDFRLAEGGRDLPAVAAAVVEAAPEAPLVLTGVVFDTGRATLRPESGPVLDAVAASLAAHPEVRVRVEGHTDATGSAETNRTLSQARAEAVAATLAAKGVAADRLEAQGFGPDQPVADNATPEGRQQNRRVALARL
- a CDS encoding c-type cytochrome, whose translation is MPTAPNTPHRPTARRLLRIAGRAVAGLALVVAVLAVAVYGLSERRLAQRFAVPEAVLLADAETDSAAVARGAHLAVTRGCTGCHAGDLGGKVMIDDPAFARIVPTNLTPGGRLAGWTARDVDRAVRHGVAPDGRGLLLMPSHEYHGLSDRDVADLVAYLQTVRPVERALPASRVGPVGRALFLAGQVPLLPAETIPHAAPRAAAPEAGPTVAYGAYLATSCQGCHGPDLAGAPAHGPDGVPAPDLTATGTAGRWTEAAFAHALRTGLRPDAAPMDSLVMPWTMTRPMSDDDLRALYLYLRALPERPAGDPLAVSR
- a CDS encoding T9SS type A sorting domain-containing protein; this translates as MLWAVLLFAGTPPAATQDAPVVLTVSVDHSADARLVQGRPALVVAQLLHRQAFTPEAEPVTVVPVGGGWAGAFRLDVADAQGQPALWPFEAATAPAGAVQVTGEEGATWAWALSSDATAALVPGAYTLRLTLDAMALGLTDDVSAPMIEVTVEAAPSSPTADDVAAHALRVAEVAAARGRTAEALAALEALVTEQPFHVGARLRQALLLRVERPVAALAAVLFAVEGLPEADGAEPPAVLYALQNELVHAVETATEFEVTLAEKPPTHPLAGRGSAQAFELDGISGREVVLRRGVTYTFRLAGVPAATPFGLATDEAGAAPYTAGVVGAPASDGDLVTVTPDEATPAVLYYGSPEAPYAGWRLHVETATPTADEPDPWDPTQGALALSPPSPNPTHGPLTLHLAAPVGQHVEVAVFDVLGRRVAVVYEGATSNPTRLAVDASGWPAGTYIVRAQAPGGSVSRLVVRR
- a CDS encoding GNAT family N-acetyltransferase, which translates into the protein MRQRTPLRMRAVRLELLSARLDHMAGELDAPERLSSLLDAEVPKSCLPGSTIATPWRISMSGGSRTDRPPWGGTGGMPSLVRRPRNRDASSARGGYPGPPEPNGAVEIGSSTAPERQGNGFATELAQAPVERALTAPEVARVVAHTTVENVASVRVLERCGFAPMGPGADVGTVRCEGARC
- a CDS encoding ABC transporter ATP-binding protein yields the protein MLTISHLSKTYPGGVRALHDVSLTIEPGLFGLLGPNGAGKSTLMRTLATLQAPDTGTITFDGADVLADPVGHRRRLGYLPQDFGVYPGVSALVLLDHLAQLKGLADRAARREQVEALLAQTNLWAHRHQAVSGFSGGMRQRFGVAQALLGSPRLLIVDEPTAGLDPEERNRFYTLLASVGDDVVVLLSTHIVEDVRQLCPRVAVLAGGEVRAEGRPADLVAALDGRVWRATVDRAEADAIRAEVPVLSSQLAAGRTRLHVLADASPGPAFAPVAPDLEDVYFATLAA
- a CDS encoding LysR family transcriptional regulator, with product MITSEDLRFFSVIARSGSVAAAARRLGVTPSAAGQRLAALEQRVGVRLADRDRRGLRLTDEGRLLADRAAPLVTEIDDLSDALAARREEVGGHLHVVASLGFGRRHVAPLAARFREHYPAVTLDLTLTAARVPAAAYDLWVHIGELRETSLVGRRLAPNDRWLVAAPAYLADAGTPAAPVDLVDHAPLVLRENEEDTSLWRFTRDGREDAVRVTPALASNDGEVLRTWALDGLGMMVRSEWHVADDVRAGRLVRVLPEYTLPPADVTALLGSRRGRSARTQAFLDLLLDALDPAPWRGSEGVGNSKEPSARPALPEAPTSSCRRGRA
- a CDS encoding DUF2268 domain-containing putative Zn-dependent protease (predicted Zn-dependent protease with a strongly conserved HExxH motif), giving the protein MVCHRVALLLFASLVASRAPSAEPGLEVEFAESPTFDFAGSAPPDLAATPFTVDEKARIAEVVVDVEARSRALLADLPRRIRVVVARVDRDLSGVGGVSGRADAPGEVLIEISRRLEGGPAAAAGLRNALFHELHHQARGWTIRENRFGPGIAVAAVNEGLAEVFAEEQTGRVLAANEYPDDVDEWAREILALPNDADYVEWMFAHPDGREAIGYRTGRYLVHRAMANSGKTVLELSELSPQEIIGLAQLNP